Proteins encoded within one genomic window of Bombus terrestris chromosome 11, iyBomTerr1.2, whole genome shotgun sequence:
- the LOC100651769 gene encoding actin cytoskeleton-regulatory complex protein PAN1 isoform X3, with translation MDLERRARTYVLRRQIMVAEIVARQSGSPINGETACLNSNMPATHTMAHAGHGVHGGHDAHGPLPPLTHPAHHGAPLTLQQQQQHQHQPQHQPPPPQQQPPQHHHHHQPQQQQTQQQQPPHHHHDAQQRKQREFIPDNKKDDSYWDRRRRNNEAAKRSREKRRFNDMVLEQRVMELSKENHILKAQLEAIRDKFGICGESVISTEHVLAALPADPPIVKRAKLPASAALLYARTPSPVHTSVIHQPVSGARSPRSPAQLYVPETTSYPETESFQYPYPHPAMHLDTTSALNLSRGRRAQSPFELSSGSGDEGPQLVVSSQNPAANNSLPHKLRHKSRIGDKDAASALLALQGIKQEPGPRASPPWDNEGSSDERDSGISLGAEWTGPSVSTVPESEREVKSRLDRLASEVASLQSILRIGKPTESSLVTGHALPANATVNGP, from the exons ATGTACTAAGAAGACAAATTATGGTGGCAGAAATTGTCGCCCGCCAGAGTGGATCGCCTATCAATGGTGAGACCGCGTGTTTGAACAGCAATATGCCGGCCACCCACACAATGGCGCACGCCGGTCACGGTGTTCATGGTGGTCACGATGCCCATGGACCGTTGCCTCCGTTGACGCATCCGGCACACCACGGTGCTCCATTGACTctgcaacagcaacagcaacaccAGCATCAACCGCAGCACCAGCCACCGCCGCCGCAGCAACAACCTCCGCAacatcatcaccatcatcagccgcagcagcaacagaCGCAGCAGCAGCAGCCGCCGCACCACCACCACGACGCCCAACAG CGCAAGCAACGGGAGTTCATTCCGGACAACAAGAAGGACGACAGCTACTGGGACCGCAGGAGACGCAACAACGAGGCAGCCAAACGATCCCGAGAGAAAAGGCGTTTCAACGACATGGTACTCGAGCAACGAGTCATGGAGCTGAGCAAGGAAAACCACATCCTGAAGGCGCAACTCGAGGCGATCAGGGATAAGTTCGGTATATGCGGTGAGTCTGTGATCAGCACGGAACACGTGCTCGCGGCTCTACCCGCTGACCCGCCCATCGTCAAAAGGGCGAAACTGCCAGCCTCGGCGGCTCTCCTCTACGCAAGAACACCAAGTCCTGTGCATACTTCGGTGATCCATCAACCAGTCAGTGGTGCACGATCGCCCAGGTCACCCGCGCAGCTGTACGTTCCCGAAACGACCTCGTACCCTGAGACGGAAAGTTTTCAATATCCTTATCCTCATCCGGCGATGCACCTCGACACGACCAGCGCTCTAAACCTATCTCGTGGTCGACGCGCTCAATCGCCGTTTGAGTTATCATCCGGCAGCGGAGACGAAGGTCCACAATTGGTGGTCAGCTCGCAGAATCCAGCGGCTAACAACAGTCTACCTCACAAGCTGAGGCACAAATCGCGTATCGGCGACAAGGACGCGGCCAGCGCGTTACTCGCGCTTCAGGGTATCAAACAAGAACCAGGACCCAGAGCATCACCACCATGGGACAACGAAGGTTCCAGCGACGAGCGTGACTCGGGCATTTCCTTGGGCGCCGAATGGACCGGCCCCAGCGTGTCTACCGTTCCTGAGAGCGAGAGGGAAGTGAAATCGAGGCTGGACCGTCTCGCCTCCGAAGTTGCCTCCCTTCAGTCGATACTCCGTATCGGCAAGCCGACGGAGAGCAGTCTGGTCACGGGACACGCGTTACCCGCAAACGCCACAGTCAATGGGCCGTGA
- the LOC100651769 gene encoding velvet complex subunit B isoform X1, whose product MDLERRARTYVLRRQIMVAEIVARQSGSPINGETACLNSNMPATHTMAHAGHGVHGGHDAHGPLPPLTHPAHHGAPLTLQQQQQHQHQPQHQPPPPQQQPPQHHHHHQPQQQQTQQQQPPHHHHDAQQVTHPENFPPNFDIRKELFSQRKQREFIPDNKKDDSYWDRRRRNNEAAKRSREKRRFNDMVLEQRVMELSKENHILKAQLEAIRDKFGICGESVISTEHVLAALPADPPIVKRAKLPASAALLYARTPSPVHTSVIHQPVSGARSPRSPAQLYVPETTSYPETESFQYPYPHPAMHLDTTSALNLSRGRRAQSPFELSSGSGDEGPQLVVSSQNPAANNSLPHKLRHKSRIGDKDAASALLALQGIKQEPGPRASPPWDNEGSSDERDSGISLGAEWTGPSVSTVPESEREVKSRLDRLASEVASLQSILRIGKPTESSLVTGHALPANATVNGP is encoded by the coding sequence ATGTACTAAGAAGACAAATTATGGTGGCAGAAATTGTCGCCCGCCAGAGTGGATCGCCTATCAATGGTGAGACCGCGTGTTTGAACAGCAATATGCCGGCCACCCACACAATGGCGCACGCCGGTCACGGTGTTCATGGTGGTCACGATGCCCATGGACCGTTGCCTCCGTTGACGCATCCGGCACACCACGGTGCTCCATTGACTctgcaacagcaacagcaacaccAGCATCAACCGCAGCACCAGCCACCGCCGCCGCAGCAACAACCTCCGCAacatcatcaccatcatcagccgcagcagcaacagaCGCAGCAGCAGCAGCCGCCGCACCACCACCACGACGCCCAACAGGTGACACACCCAGAAAATTTCCCTCCGAACTTCGACATCAGAAAAGAGCTATTTTCTCAGCGCAAGCAACGGGAGTTCATTCCGGACAACAAGAAGGACGACAGCTACTGGGACCGCAGGAGACGCAACAACGAGGCAGCCAAACGATCCCGAGAGAAAAGGCGTTTCAACGACATGGTACTCGAGCAACGAGTCATGGAGCTGAGCAAGGAAAACCACATCCTGAAGGCGCAACTCGAGGCGATCAGGGATAAGTTCGGTATATGCGGTGAGTCTGTGATCAGCACGGAACACGTGCTCGCGGCTCTACCCGCTGACCCGCCCATCGTCAAAAGGGCGAAACTGCCAGCCTCGGCGGCTCTCCTCTACGCAAGAACACCAAGTCCTGTGCATACTTCGGTGATCCATCAACCAGTCAGTGGTGCACGATCGCCCAGGTCACCCGCGCAGCTGTACGTTCCCGAAACGACCTCGTACCCTGAGACGGAAAGTTTTCAATATCCTTATCCTCATCCGGCGATGCACCTCGACACGACCAGCGCTCTAAACCTATCTCGTGGTCGACGCGCTCAATCGCCGTTTGAGTTATCATCCGGCAGCGGAGACGAAGGTCCACAATTGGTGGTCAGCTCGCAGAATCCAGCGGCTAACAACAGTCTACCTCACAAGCTGAGGCACAAATCGCGTATCGGCGACAAGGACGCGGCCAGCGCGTTACTCGCGCTTCAGGGTATCAAACAAGAACCAGGACCCAGAGCATCACCACCATGGGACAACGAAGGTTCCAGCGACGAGCGTGACTCGGGCATTTCCTTGGGCGCCGAATGGACCGGCCCCAGCGTGTCTACCGTTCCTGAGAGCGAGAGGGAAGTGAAATCGAGGCTGGACCGTCTCGCCTCCGAAGTTGCCTCCCTTCAGTCGATACTCCGTATCGGCAAGCCGACGGAGAGCAGTCTGGTCACGGGACACGCGTTACCCGCAAACGCCACAGTCAATGGGCCGTGA
- the LOC100651769 gene encoding velvet complex subunit B isoform X2, producing MVAEIVARQSGSPINGETACLNSNMPATHTMAHAGHGVHGGHDAHGPLPPLTHPAHHGAPLTLQQQQQHQHQPQHQPPPPQQQPPQHHHHHQPQQQQTQQQQPPHHHHDAQQVTHPENFPPNFDIRKELFSQRKQREFIPDNKKDDSYWDRRRRNNEAAKRSREKRRFNDMVLEQRVMELSKENHILKAQLEAIRDKFGICGESVISTEHVLAALPADPPIVKRAKLPASAALLYARTPSPVHTSVIHQPVSGARSPRSPAQLYVPETTSYPETESFQYPYPHPAMHLDTTSALNLSRGRRAQSPFELSSGSGDEGPQLVVSSQNPAANNSLPHKLRHKSRIGDKDAASALLALQGIKQEPGPRASPPWDNEGSSDERDSGISLGAEWTGPSVSTVPESEREVKSRLDRLASEVASLQSILRIGKPTESSLVTGHALPANATVNGP from the coding sequence ATGGTGGCAGAAATTGTCGCCCGCCAGAGTGGATCGCCTATCAATGGTGAGACCGCGTGTTTGAACAGCAATATGCCGGCCACCCACACAATGGCGCACGCCGGTCACGGTGTTCATGGTGGTCACGATGCCCATGGACCGTTGCCTCCGTTGACGCATCCGGCACACCACGGTGCTCCATTGACTctgcaacagcaacagcaacaccAGCATCAACCGCAGCACCAGCCACCGCCGCCGCAGCAACAACCTCCGCAacatcatcaccatcatcagccgcagcagcaacagaCGCAGCAGCAGCAGCCGCCGCACCACCACCACGACGCCCAACAGGTGACACACCCAGAAAATTTCCCTCCGAACTTCGACATCAGAAAAGAGCTATTTTCTCAGCGCAAGCAACGGGAGTTCATTCCGGACAACAAGAAGGACGACAGCTACTGGGACCGCAGGAGACGCAACAACGAGGCAGCCAAACGATCCCGAGAGAAAAGGCGTTTCAACGACATGGTACTCGAGCAACGAGTCATGGAGCTGAGCAAGGAAAACCACATCCTGAAGGCGCAACTCGAGGCGATCAGGGATAAGTTCGGTATATGCGGTGAGTCTGTGATCAGCACGGAACACGTGCTCGCGGCTCTACCCGCTGACCCGCCCATCGTCAAAAGGGCGAAACTGCCAGCCTCGGCGGCTCTCCTCTACGCAAGAACACCAAGTCCTGTGCATACTTCGGTGATCCATCAACCAGTCAGTGGTGCACGATCGCCCAGGTCACCCGCGCAGCTGTACGTTCCCGAAACGACCTCGTACCCTGAGACGGAAAGTTTTCAATATCCTTATCCTCATCCGGCGATGCACCTCGACACGACCAGCGCTCTAAACCTATCTCGTGGTCGACGCGCTCAATCGCCGTTTGAGTTATCATCCGGCAGCGGAGACGAAGGTCCACAATTGGTGGTCAGCTCGCAGAATCCAGCGGCTAACAACAGTCTACCTCACAAGCTGAGGCACAAATCGCGTATCGGCGACAAGGACGCGGCCAGCGCGTTACTCGCGCTTCAGGGTATCAAACAAGAACCAGGACCCAGAGCATCACCACCATGGGACAACGAAGGTTCCAGCGACGAGCGTGACTCGGGCATTTCCTTGGGCGCCGAATGGACCGGCCCCAGCGTGTCTACCGTTCCTGAGAGCGAGAGGGAAGTGAAATCGAGGCTGGACCGTCTCGCCTCCGAAGTTGCCTCCCTTCAGTCGATACTCCGTATCGGCAAGCCGACGGAGAGCAGTCTGGTCACGGGACACGCGTTACCCGCAAACGCCACAGTCAATGGGCCGTGA